From Aspergillus fumigatus Af293 chromosome 3, whole genome shotgun sequence, a single genomic window includes:
- a CDS encoding cystathionine gamma-synthase — MLQDVGGPVPPNTDHAVSVSLPTWSANVAYEEGEPWIVRKMKCGYPRFFIHPVIQDLATEVVKLHGNPKTETASLFPSLKTASVCRSFILSRISSQESPRIRIVNFVPAPHTESRPQTIRSPLSCVIYPTEYASIAKQVWQHSGNGISSRRGEFCLSALRDGFLVEDKEPAQVDQSSQKFSKGPRRYQGRGSANEIVRGGSVPASTPDLSAENTETQDSCEYAQFIEERFGRNLSVLLADQAKQAVRRRIAGVLTANVDLSEALNEASGEGRVAGLTDSDVFLFPSGMSSIFNTHQILLATRGPLKSICFGFPYIDTLKTLEKWGPGCLFYGHGSAEDLDDLESRLEAGERFLALFTEFPGNPLLKSPDLKRIYALAQKYDFAVVVDETVGNFLNINVLPYADIVVSSLTKVFSGDSNVMGGSAVINPHGRYYQELRATFSRDYEDNLWAEDAVFLERNSRDFVSRIEKINKTTEDITALLKESPVVKEVYYPKYNNSRVFYEDFRTPSGGYGGLFSITFHSDAEAIAFFDHLEVLKGPSLGTNFTLSSPYTLLAHYNELDWAASFGVESNLVRISVGLEDVSDLRDQVQRALAAAAEAKD, encoded by the exons ATGCTCCAAGATGTCGGAGGTCCCGTTCCTCCAAACACTGACCAT GCAGTCAGTGTATCGCTTCCTACGTGGAGTGCCAATGTAGCCTACGAAGAAGGAGAACCGTGGATTGTGAGAAAGATGAAATGTGGCTACCCTCGCTTCTTCATTCATCCCGTCATTCAAGATCTTGCGACGGAAGTTGTAAAACTTCATGGAAATCCCAAAACAGAAACGGCCTCGTTGTTCCCGTCACTCAAGACTGCAAGCGTATGCCGGTCATTCATTCTTTCGAGGATTTCCTCCCAAGAATCGCCCAGAATTCGTATTGTCAACTTCGTTCCTGCCCCTCACACAGAGTCCCGGCCACAGACAATAAGGTCGCCCCTGTCATGTGTGATTTATCCAACAGAATATGCTTCTATCGCCAAGCAAGTATGGCAACACAGTGGAAATGGAATATCAAGTCGCCGGGGCGAATTTTGTCTAAGCGCGCTACGAGATGGATTCCTTGTGGAGGATAAGGAACCTGCACAGGTTGACCAATCATCTCAGAAATTTTCTAAGGGTCCACGGCGATATCAGGGAAGAGGATCTGCGAATGAAATAGTCCGTGGCGGTTCAGTCCCTGCCTCGACGCCTGACTTGTCGGCGGAGAATACCGAAACTCAGGACAGCTGTGAATACGCCCAATTTATCGAGGAGCGCTTCGGCCGGAACTTGAGCGTTTTACTGGCTGATCAAGCGAAGCAAGCTGTGCGCAGACGAATCGCGGGAGTTCTCACTGCTAATGTTGATTTAAGTGAGGCCCTCAATGAAGCATCAGGAGAGGGTAGAGTAGCAGGGTTGACAGATTCCGatgtttttctcttcccaaGTGGTATGAGTTCAATCTTCAATACGCACCAGATCCTTCTGGCCACTAGAGGTCCTCTGAAAAGCATATGCTTTGGATTCCCCTACATAGATACCCTCAAGACGCTTGAGAAATGGGGTCCTGGTTGCCTGTTCTATGGACATGGTTCCGCTGAAGACCTAGACGATCTGGAATCCCGACTAGAAGCTGGCGAGAGATTTCTTGCGCTTTTTACCGAATTTCCGGGAAACCCATTACTCAAATCTCCTGATTTGAAGAGAATATACGCACTTGCACAGAAATATGATTTCGCAGTGGTGGTGGATGAGACAGTGGGCAACTTCTTGAACATTAATGTGCTTCCTTATGCAGACATTGTCGTCAGCAGTCTGACAAAGGTCTTCAGTGGAGATAGCAATGTTATGGGAGGAAGTGCTGTTATCAATCCACATGGGCGCTATTATCAGGAACTGCGAGCCACTTTCAGCCGTGACTACgaggataatctttgggcGGAAGACGCTGTTTTCCTGGAGAGGAATAGCCGTGACTTTGTGTCTCGAATTGAAAAGATAAACAAAACCACCGAAGACATAACGGCCTTGCTAAAGGAGTCCCCAGTCG TGAAAGAAGTTTACTACCCTAAGTATAACAACTCGAGGGTTTTCTACGAAGACTTCCGTACCCCCAGTGGTGGGTATGGTGGTCTGTTCTCCATCACTTTTCACTCTGACGCTGAAGCCATTGCATTTTTCGATCATCTCGAAGTTCTCAAAGGCCCTAGCCTTGGAACAAATTTCACGCTCAG TTCGCCATATACGCTACTCGCACATTACAATGAGCTCGACTGG GCTGCTTCATTTGGTGTTGAGTCGAATTTGGTGAGAATAAGCGTGGGTTTGGAGGATGTATCGGATCTCCGCGACCAAGTCCAGCGAGCCCTCGCGGCAGCAGCTGAAGCGAAGGATTAA
- a CDS encoding rRNA-processing protein UTP22, translating to MSAHTAKRRKLSPRPENGSTQKFSSDGRDAELSKSIRSNRKVQDDRAGELAIASGLYKSSFFKLQLDELLSSSKPNYDKQVSRVQDTLHRVKEAIEQLHERPPMLPCEAERELRTTHGIVVPFPDPRPSRETKYSVSYVPPTNINVVGSFASKTGIKQTEKYTIDLAVTMPRSLFQEKDYVNYRFFHKRAYYIACLAAGLREAQDLGLDVKFATQEGDSLRPVLILEPSSATSALALARSQIRVITAIEDDLFPISRTLPTKNNVRHVSRENTGNSEPTPFYNSALRSEATVGSYHKHLHSTIRQCDAYQDACLLGRIWLRQRGFASSFHMGGFGGFEWALLMSLLLEGGGANGKPVLLKSYSCYQLFKATIQFLAGRDFTKPLLFSTVDEVSFPGDGPVVYDGKRGINILYKMTPWSYAFLRHEAGMTLKMLNESRDDNFEKVFIVKVNEPMLRFDRIIVLPSFDNRNILQAIRNQRAIYGVLLRALGDRVKLIHISSRSIEPWSVLASPSSKKLKERISVGLLMNPENVSRVVDHGPSAEQKEEAASFRSFWGEKAELRRFKDGSILESLVWSDHPSSKSIVFQILSYILRRHFNFVDEDIHYIGDEFEERLNSYGSGIISYTSPSFQLIADAFSSLEKSIQDMEGVPLTVRHLAPASPLLRYAALRVQHPSSISGERVDVVLQFESSARWPDDLVAIQMTKVAFLVKIGDCLESSGVATSCRVGLENETSRILNNAYLDIFHASGVVFRLRIHHDREQTLLERLLKQKGESAQAKQEVAYALAMYKRTFLQSPRLTQAIRTLCTRHPLLSPTVRLLKHWFLCHLFKGHVCDELMELFAVRVFTQSYPWDTPSSVMAGFLRTLHLLSRWDWQQEPLMVDLGGQLDQNAVEVIRTRFAAWRKIDPAMNNVALFVASDIDTDGISWTQYGMPSKVVAARMSSLAKAAVRLMREKGYALDVSDLFHTSLAPYDFVLSLRSKALTELLAPPPSSSSSSSSSRFKNLQQQIIPERADKLTVARTFVRELQACFSPNILFFHGDEQCDVIAGLWNPSTVKPKVWSLKMTYSTKPVALVKPEVKGSEDVSINQTAILNEIARLGAHLIEGIDVYNEDAENSA from the coding sequence ATGTCAGCCCACACTGcgaaaagaaggaaactAAGCCCGCGTCCAGAAAATGGATCTACTCAGAAGTTCAGCTCAGACGGCCGGGATGCAGAACTGTCGAAGAGTATCCGTTCAAACAGAAAGGTGCAGGACGACCGCGCCGGAGAACTTGCAATAGCCAGTGGACTCTACAAGTCTAGCTTCTTCAAACTGCAACTGGATGAACTGCTGTCGTCGTCGAAGCCCAATTACGACAAACAGGTCTCAAGAGTTCAGGACACTTTACACAGAGTAAAGGAGGCCATCGAACAACTCCACGAGAGACCTCCGATGCTACCTTGTGAGGCGGAGAGGGAGTTGCGCACCACACATGGCATTGTCGTCCCGTTCCCAGACCCTCGACCCTCGAGGGAGACAAAATACTCCGTATCTTATGTTCCACCAACGAACATCAATGTGGTAGGGAGTTTCGCCTCGAAAACTGGTATTAAGCAGACAGAAAAGTACACAATCGATTTAGCAGTGACAATGCCTCGTTCTCTTTTCCAAGAGAAAGATTATGTCAATTACCGCTTCTTTCATAAGCGAGCGTACTACATTGCAtgccttgctgctggcctTCGGGAAGCGCAAGACCTAGGGCTGGATGTCAAATTCGCTACACAGGAAGGCGATAGTCTTCGTCCAGTCCTCATCTTGGAACCGAGCAGTGCTACCAGCGCTTTAGCACTCGCAAGGTCCCAAATTCGCGTCATTACAGCCATCGAAGATGATTTGTTTCCCATCTCTCGAACGCTGCCAACGAAGAATAATGTGCGTCATGTCTCACGCGAAAACACTGGGAACAGTGAGCCTACGCCCTTTTACAATTCGGCTCTCCGCTCAGAGGCCACTGTCGGGTCTTATCACAAACATTTACATTCGACCATTCGGCAATGCGATGCTTACCAAGACGCTTGTCTTTTAGGCCGAATCTGGCTCCGGCAACGGGGTTTTGCCTCATCGTTTCACATGGGCGGCTTCGGGGGCTTTGAGTGGGCGTTACTCATGTCTCTTTTGTTGGAGGGTGGCGGCGCTAATGGGAAACCGGTCCTTCTCAAATCGTATAGTTGCTATCAGCTGTTTAAAGCAACTATCCAATTTCTCGCCGGCCGTGACTTCACCAAGCCATTACTATTTTCCACTGTCGATGAAGTTTCATTTCCAGGGGATGGGCCTGTTGTATACGACGGGAAACGGGGAATCAATATACTCTACAAGATGACTCCTTGGTCTTATGCTTTCCTTCGTCACGAAGCGGGCATGACTCTCAAAATGTTGAACGAGTCCCGCGATGACAACTTTGAAAAAGTCTTCATTGTGAAAGTCAATGAACCCATGTTGAGGTTCGATCGGATCATTGTACTCCCTTCTTTTGACAACAGAAACATTCTTCAGGCCATTCGCAATCAGCGGGCTATCTATGGTGTCCTTTTGAGAGCCCTTGGAGATCGAGTAAAACTTATTCATATCTCCAGCCGCTCCATCGAACCGTGGTCTGTCCTAGCGAGTCCATCCTCGAAGAAGCTAAAGGAAAGAATATCAGTTGGACTGCTTATGAACCCAGAAAATGTTTCGCGTGTTGTCGACCATGGTCCTTCCGCGGAGcaaaaggaagaagcagcaTCTTTCCGGTCGTTTTGGGGAGAGAAAGCTGAACTCCGGCGCTTCAAAGATGGCAGTATTCTGGAGAGTCTTGTGTGGTCCGATCATCCATCCTCGAAATCGATAGTCTTTCAGATATTGTCTTATATTCTGCGGCGCCATTTCAATTTTGTTGACGAAGACATTCATTATATTGGTGATGAATTCGAGGAGAGACTTAACAGCTACGGAAGTGGTATAATCTCATATACTAGCCCGTCTTTCCAGCTGATCGCGGATGCCTTCAGCTCGTTGGAAAAGTCTATTCAAGACATGGAAGGCGTTCCATTGACAGTGAGGCACCTAGCACCTGCTAGCCCGCTTTTGCGATATGCTGCCCTCCGGGTTCAACATCCTTCTAGCATATCAGGCGAACGTGTCGATGTGGTGCTCCAGTTCGAGAGCTCGGCGCGTTGGCCAGACGATCTTGTGGCAATTCAAATGACGAAAGTGGCCTTTCTGGTCAAAATAGGCGATTGCTTAGAGTCCTCCGGTGTCGCTACTTCTTGTAGGGTGGGCTTAGAAAATGAGACCAGCCGAATTCTTAATAACGCATATCTTGACATCTTTCATGCATCCGGTGTCGTGTTCCGGTTGCGCATTCATCATGACCGAGAGCAAACCCTGTTAGAACGATTGCTGAAGCAGAAAGGAGAGAGCGCACAAGCAAAGCAGGAAGTAGCGTACGCTCTGGCGATGTACAAGCGGACATTTCTCCAATCACCTCGTCTCACTCAAGCAATCCGTACCCTGTGTACACGTCATCCATTGCTGTCGCCTACCGTCCGCTTACTCAAACACTGGTTCCTTTGTCATCTCTTCAAAGGTCATGTATGCGACGAGTTGATGGAGTTGTTCGCAGTTCGGGTATTCACGCAGTCGTATCCATGGGATACGCCGTCAAGTGTCATGGCTGGCTTCCTGAGAACCCTCCATCTGCTCTCACGGTGGGATTGGCAGCAAGAGCCGTTGATGGTTGACTTGGGCGGCCAGTTAGATCAAAATGCAGTTGAAGTGATCCGCACGCGTTTTGCCGCTTGGCGAAAGATCGATCCGGCGATGAATAATGTCGCTCTGTTTGTGGCTTCTGATATTGATACTGACGGAATATCCTGGACACAGTATGGGATGCCTTCGAAGGTTGTGGCAGCTCGCATGTCCTCTTTGGCAAAGGCGGCTGTGAGATTGATGCGGGAAAAAGGATATGCCCTCGACGTTTCGGACCTTTTTCATACATCTTTAGCACCTTACGATTTTGTTTTGAGTTTACGGTCGAAAGCACTCACGGAACTTCtagcaccaccaccatcgtcatcatcatcatcatcatcatccagattCAAGAATCTGCAACAACAGATCATTCCAGAGCGAGCCGATAAGCTCACAGTGGCCAGAACATTTGTTCGCGAATTGCAGGCGTGCTTTAGTCCAAACATTCTGTTCTTTCATGGCGATGAGCAGTGCGACGTGATTGCAGGCCTCTGGAACCCATCTACGGTCAAGCCCAAGGTTTGGAGCCTGAAGATGACATACTCCACAAAACCTGTTGCCCTGGTGAAACCGGAGGTGAAGGGCAGTGAAGATGTTTCCATAAACCAAACGGCTATCTTGAACGAAATTGCGAGGTTAGGGGCACATTTGATTGAAGGGATAGATGTGTACAACGAAGACGCGGAAAATAGTGCTTAG
- a CDS encoding ubiquitin C-terminal hydrolase 37 encodes MILINRKQAAQKGFGLQTRSVSLYVSYSFPLTYLAKTASNACASVALLNIVNNIEGVDLGENLRHFREFTMPFTPALRGDAINNFEFVKRIHNSFARKMDILNSDLQLKVEATSKRSRSGKDRHDEFETDAGFHFIAFVPALGKVWKFDGLERQPQALVRPNILTRMAEYEEDQIEFSILSVAKDPLVELEDKLAINVKCLEAVNRWLASREQAEGTCPGPENPVSLLENTILGPDSSFNLTRHRIDAVTIPPEREVQYAKASAEELRQHRYWLSNEQRELRASILEEQQSHWADDNYATGRRYDYGPAVRAWIRFLARKRVIESLTR; translated from the exons ATGATCCTGATAAACAGGAAGCAAGCTGCCCAGAAGGGCTTTGGTTTGCAAACCAGGTCTGTCTCCTTATATGTCTCATACTCATTTCCCTTGACTTATCTTGCAAAGACGGCTAGTAATGCCTGCGCAAGCGTCGCACTCCTGAACATTGTAAACAATATCGAAGGAGTTGACCTTGGGGAAAATCTACGACATTTCAGAGAATTCACAATGCCGTTCACACCAGCGTTGAGAGGTgacgccatcaacaactttgaATTCGTAAAAAGGATACACAACTCGTTTGCAAG AAAAATGGACATACTGAACTCAGATCTACAGCTGAAGGTGGAGGCGACATCCAAACGTTCTCGATCGGGCAAGGACAGGCATGATGAGTTTGAGACTGACGCTGGATTCCATTTTATCGCGTTTGTCCCGGCGCTGGGCAAAGTCTGGAAGTTTGACGGCTTGGAGCGTCAGCCCCAAGCTCTCG TACGACCCAACATCCTCACCAGGATGGCGGAGTACGAAGAGGATCAAATTGAGTTCTCCATTCTCAGCGTGGCTAAGGATCCGCTTGTTGAGCTCGAAGATAAGCTGGCAATCAACGTCAAATGTTTGGAAGCAGTCAACCGCTGGTTGGCTTCCCGCGAGCAGGCCGAGGGAACCTGTCCGGGGCCCGAAAATCCCGTGTCTCTGCTCGAAAACACAATACTGGGACCCGACAGCTCCTTTAACTTAACGAGGCATCGCATCGACGCTGTGACCATCCCACCAGAGCGCGAAGTACAATATGCGAAAGCCTCTGCGGAGGAACTGAGGCAGCATCGATACTGGCTCAGCAACGAGCAGCGGGAGCTTCGAGCATCTATTTTGGAAGAACAACAGTCCCACTGGGCGGACGATAACTATGCAACCGGACGGCGGTACGACTATGGTCCAGCAGTGAGAGCGTGGATTCGGTTTTTAGCGCGCAAAAGGGTCATAGAGAGCTTAACTAGATGA
- a CDS encoding putative oxysterol binding protein (Orp8), protein MSPVAATATPDKANDDSSKLKTFLSILRKFVGVADIASVRFSLPAHLLEPRPNLEYWNYLDRPETFASIGKSDEPLGRMLEVLRFWFTKDLKYIKGKPCKPYNSTLGEFFRCTWEVYDNAPDLSSPPTAGVQNGTLMDDGDHGKAVKICYLTEQTSHHPPVSAFFIDCPERGVSARGFDQLSAKFTGTSIRVAPGQHNLGIFVNIEKRDNEEYQLTHPSAHLGGLLRGALAVSVSDTCFITCSKTRIKVILQYLEEGWIGRAQNKVEGLIFRYDPNQDTITRIKDVPDGDVLARISGSWHGEIYYTVAGTAEPRLLIDVTPLFPVPKTLPPEEDQLSNESLKFWAGVTKAIKEKRYSEATRLKQEIEERQREKAAERQQKNESWQPRFFTGSVTPMGRPELTEEGYTALQGLRNGDYKLAESEIKGA, encoded by the exons ATGTCTCCTGTTGCAGCTACAGCGACTCCCGACAAGGCAAATGATGACTCGTCCAAGCTGAAAACcttcctttccattctcAGAAA ATTCGTTGGCGTCGCAGACATCGCATCCGTGCGTTTCTCCTTACCCGCACATCTTCTGGAGCCCAGACCGAATCTGG AGTATTGGAACTACCTTGACAGACCGGAAACTTTCGCGAG CATAGGGAAGTCAGATGAACCCCTCGGTCGAATGCTGGAAGTGCTAAGGTTCTGGTTTACCAAGGATCTG AAATATATCAAAGGCAAACCTTGCAAACCCTACAATTCGACACTGGGCGAGTTCTTTCGG TGTACTTGGGAGGTTTATGACAATGCCCCCGACCTATCCTCGCCTCCAACAGCAGGCGTGCAGAACGGGACCCTTATGGATGACGGTGACCATGGGAAAGCCGTCAAGATATGCTACCTGACTGAGCAGACATCGCATCATCCACCAGTGTCTGCCTTCTTTATAGATTGCCCGGAAAGAGGGGTCTCCGCCCGTGGATTCGACCAGCTCAGTGCCAAATTTACGGGCACGAGCATCCGCGTCGCTCCTGGTCAACACAACCTGGGAATCTTTGTCAATATTGAGAAGAGAGATAATGAGGAATACCAGTTGACCCATCCAAGTGCTCATCTTGGTGGGCTATTACGAGGTGCGCTGGCCGTTTCAGTCTCAGATACGTGTTTTATCACCTGCTCCAAAACACGCATCAAGGTCATTCTACAGTATCTGGAGGAAGGCTGGATTGGTCGAGCCCAGAACAAGGTGGAAGGCTTGATTTTCCGGTATGACCCGAACCAAGATACCATTACTAGAATTAAAGACGTGCCCGACGGCGATGTTCTTGCCAGGATCAGCGGGTCATGGCATGGAGAGATCTATTACACAGTGGCTGGAACAGCTGAGCCGCGTCTTTTAATTGATGTAACGCCTCTCTTCCCAGTGCCAAAGACATTACCTCCCGAAGAGGATCAATTGTCAAACGAGTCTCTCAAATTCTGGGCAGGGGTCACCAAAGCCATCAAGGAAAAAAGATATAGCGAGGCAACAAGACTCAAGCAAGAAATCGAAGAGCGACAGCGGGAGAAGGCAGCAGAGCGGCAACAGAAGAACGAATCGTGGCAGCCGCGGTTTTTCACCGGAAGTGTTACACCGATGGGAAGACCAGAGTTGACCGAAGAGGGATATACAGCCCTGCAGGGTCTTCGTAACGGCGACTATAAACTGGCGGAAAGTGAAATTAAAGGTGCCTGA
- a CDS encoding condensin subunit YCS4 — MEDRIQFDINESLKYYLSDPASVPTNDADPELLDCESDLEHLTPALIDNVLNPIVDAVAESPEALARQSFFDSLQFLLKCAMAPSSFSEFPGHGGTLSELLNSCRYSSFLPTKSLSKLLDLIVSGLSLETDIIHGDLEAEEQDAIQHHKQLLEMYGFLLQWALSAVEVKAAEKPAEAAPARRGAGKSGRSKTSNRDGTWDWTAQIQISMETMCKVMKLKLSRIFMTTSDRDTFINLFTRAIYLILESEQRVKSLAIRMHAFKVLCIASYTLRCAVVEVCGNLIADLSRQEERSENYKTQINAFFDVLEERFLDVNPYCRCRAIQVYMRICDLEQKFPKRRQAVAELAARSLEDKSSNVRRNAIKLLAKLVSTHPFSVMHGGQLSYKEWAARLENVDAELNALRPPETPGFDGGEASHVDSELLDDATQIPEDSPSKAPRMTDAEKAAAIQRAAEQAATSELLARLQLTRKYYNEAIRFIEVLHSASVVVSQLLSSRNKSEVIEAMDFFVVLDAYKVETARSGIRRMLRLIWTKGNSDEGKGVQTHLIDCYKGLFFDAPDSFGPNDAANYVARNIISLTFGSTPAELTCLEQLLSTMMKAGHISDAVIAKLWQVYGVQRKEISKTQRRGAIIILGMLALADPEVVIKETEVMLRIGLGNIGRSDLLLAKYTCIALKRMVPGRQAKSKDAGIPKLANDHPVLSKLAAMVEIVSDSKEWYGVAEQAIGAIYTLSKHPDVLCSDILKRKTRAVFQPQLQRPSSTASGDEEEQRPGTASTDGQGPRPRTSSAALSQLLFIVGHIAIKQIVHLELCELDFKRRKAEQEKHKAANTAAHKDNQTGEDDELDLIGGTTEDDFTEAMSHIRERELLYGENSLLSNFGPLVAEICSNSNAYPDRNLQAAATLCMAKLMCVSAEYCEKNLPLLITIMERSEDPTVRSNAVIALGDMAVCFNHLIDENTDFLYRRLNDDDVSVKRTCLMTLTFLILAGQVKVKGQLGEMAKCLEDDDKRIADLARMFFTELATKDNAVYNHFVDMFSLLSAERNLEETALRRIVKFLIGFVEKEKHARQLAEKLAARLPRCETERQWNDVAYALSLLPHKNEDITKTISAGFNKVVTAKS, encoded by the exons ATGGAGGACAGGATTCAGTTCGATATTAACGAGTCACTCAAATATTATTTGAGCGACCCGGCCTCTGTTCCCACAAACGATGCCGACCCGGAACTGTTGGATTGCGAAAGCGACCTCGAGCATTTAACGCCAGCATTGATCGATAATGTGCTCAATCCCATTGTAGACGCTGTGGCTGAGAGCCCCGAAGCATTGGCGAGACAGTCTTTTTTTGACTCGCTGCAATTCCTTCTAAAGTGCGCGATGGCCCCTTCTTCGTTCTCCGAGTTTCCTGGCCATGGTGGAACCCTTTCTGAACTTCTGAATTCCTGCAGATACTCGTCTTTCCTCCCTACGAAGTCCCTCAGcaaactcctcgatctgATAGTGTCCGGGCTGTCTCTCGAAACAGATATTATCCATGGAGACCTCGAAGCTGAGGAACAGGATGCTATCCAGCACCATAAACAGCTATTGGAGATGTACGGCTTCTTGCTTCAATGGGCTCTCTCTGCTGTGGAAGTCAAAGCGGCAGAAAAGCCCGCGGAGGCTGCGCCTGCTCGGAGAGGTGCAGGTAAATCGGGAAGGTCCAAGACCAGCAACAGGGACGGTACATGGGACTGGACAGCGCAGATTCAGATATCCATGGAGACGATGTGCAAAGTGATGAAACTTAAATTAAGCAGGATTTTCATGACCACATCGGACCGCGACACTTTCATCAACTTGTTCACCCGTGCGATTTATCTCATCTTGGAGAGCGAGCAACGGGTCAAGAGCCTAGCGATTCGAATGCATGCTTTCAAAGTTCTTTGCATTGCT TCATACACTCTTCGTTGCGCGGTTGTTGAGGTTTGCGGCAATCTAATTGCGGACCTTAGCAGACAAGAAGAACGCAGTGAGAATTACAAAACTCAAATCAATGCGTTCTTCGATGTCTTAGAAGAGAGATTTCTCGACGTCAATCCCTACTGCCGTTGCCGCGCCATTCAGGTATATATGAGGATCTGTGACCTCGAGCAGAAGTTCCCCAAAAGACGACAGGCAGTTGCGGAGCTGGCGGCAAGGAGCTTGGAAGACAAAAGCAGCAATGTGCGACGCAATGCGATCAAGTTACTTGCGAAATTGGTTTCTACGCACCCATTCAGTGTAATGCACGGCGGACAGCTTTCCTACAAAGAGTGGGCAGCTCGTCTCGAGAATGTCGATGCGGAACTTAATGCATTACGGCCACCTGAGACCCCCGGCTTTGACGGTGGCGAGGCTTCACATGTCGACAGCGAGCTGTTAGACGACGCGACCCAGATACCTGAAGATTCCCCATCGAAGGCACCACGCATGACCGATGCCGAAAAAGCTGCCGCCATCCAAAGGGCCGCGGAACAGGCAGCGACTTCCGAACTACTTGCACGACTACAGCTGACTAGAAAGTACTACAACGAAGCCATCCGTTTCATTGAGGTACTTCACTCCGCCTCAGTAGTTGTCTCCCAGCTCCTGTCTTCTCGAAATAAGAGCGAAGTCATTGAAGCCATGGACTTTTTTGTGGTGCTCGATGCATATAAGGTCGAGACTGCACGCAGTGGCATCAGGCGCATGCTGCGACTCATCTGGACCAAAGGGAACAGCGATGAAGGCAAAGGAGTCCAAACCCATCTGATTGACTGCTACAAGGGTTTGTTCTTTGATGCGCCGGACTCGTTCGGTCCCAATGATGCCGCAAACTACGTTGCTCGGAACATTATCAGTTTGACCTTTGGCTCAACACCTGCGGAGTTGACATGCCTTGAACAACTGCTCAGTACTATGATGAAAGCCGGTCACATCTCGGATGCGGTTATTGCGAAGCTTTGGCAAGTCTACGGTGTCCAGCGCAAAGAGATTTCCAAGACTCAACGGCGGGGTGCCATTATTATCCTCGGTATGCTAGCCCTTGCAGATCCAGAAGTTGTAATCAAGGAGACCGAGGTTATGCTGCGCATCGGTTTGGGCAACATAGGCAGAAGTGATCTGTTGCTTGCGAAGTATACCTGCATTGCTTTGAAGCGAATGGTGCCTGGACGTCAGGCGAAATCGAAAGATGCTGGTATTCCCAAGCTAGCAAATGATCACCCAGTTCTCAGCAAGCTTGCCGCCATGGTCGAAATTGTATCGGACAGCAAAGAGTGGTATGGGGTGGCAGAGCAAGCCATTGGAGCCATATATACGCTCTCAAAGCATCCAGATGTCCTCTGCTCTGATATTCTAAAGCGTAAGACTAGGGCTGTGTTTCAGCCGCAGCTGCAACGGCCTTCTTCCACGGCCTctggcgatgaagaagagcagcgcCCTGGAACAGCCTCCACTGATGGTCAAGGCCCGCGGCCAAGGACATCTTCTGCCGCACTGTCTCAGTTGCTTTTTATTGTCGGCCATATCGCTATTAAGCAGATTGTCCACCTTGAGCTGTGTGAACTTGACTTCAAGCGTCGCAAGGCAGAACAGGAGAAGCATAAGGCTGCCAATACAGCCGCTCACAAGGACAATCAGAcgggcgaggatgatgaattgGACCTGATTGGTGGGACGACCGAAGATGACTTCACGGAGGCTATGTCTCACATTCGAGAACGGGAGTTGCTATACGGAGAGAATTCTCTCCTGTCGAACTTCGGGCCTCTGGTTGCGGAGATTTGCTCTAATAGTAACGCCTATCCCGATCGCAACCTTCAGGCGGCAGCCACTCTGTGTATGGCCAAACTGATGTGCGTGTCAGCCGAGTATTGCGAAAAGAATCTCCCCCTCTTGATCACCATCATGGAGCGCTCAGAGGACCCGACCGTCCGCAGTAACGCGGTCATTGCTCTTGGAGATATGGCTGTTTGCTTCAATCATCTCATCGACGAGAACACAGATTTCCTATATCGTCGActcaatgatgatgatgtatcCGTCAAGCGCACTTGTCTGATGACACTCACATTCCTTATTTTAGCTGGACAGGTCAAAGTCAAAGGACAATTGGGCGAGATGGCCAAAtgcttggaggatgatgacaaaCGCATCGCTGATTTGGCTCGCATGTTTTTCACGGAATTGGCGACTAAGGACAACGCAGTGTACAATCACTTTGTCGACATGTTCAGTCTGTTGAGTGCTGAGCGGAATCTTGAAGAGACTGCTCTGAGACGTATCGTTAAATTCCTGATCGGCTTTGTTGAGAAG GAAAAACACGCCAGGCAATTGGCCGAGAAACTTGCTGCTAGGCTGCCTCGATGTGAAACTGAGCGCCAGTGGAACGATGTGGCTTATGCTCTGTCCCTCCTGCCTCACAAGAACGAGGATATCACAAAGACAATAAGCGCAGGTTTCAACAAAGTTGTCACTGCAAAATCTTGA